In Triticum urartu cultivar G1812 chromosome 6, Tu2.1, whole genome shotgun sequence, the following proteins share a genomic window:
- the LOC125514691 gene encoding uncharacterized protein LOC125514691 isoform X1, which yields MPAMMFTEGLDRDALKWVREGQGAGAGAGALHSHGRMDALRAARGAGGLGLGMPPPEKYRSGHLPRASVPLRPTDNGSASTASDMDESSDAEEVEVCSGGRYSVDSSPRHRDEVPRRTAVPLYRYANVPGQQNYYSSDGYSDLSSSRDTALPRGKPQQARRPQARAAAYVEEEEYSDSAGSSEFSSQVSGRNNGVASKGGYASEYSHTGPVRREASNAVPKAARTAAQPSNSRAYQPEHYSAHVPARGDDKSSPKMDGSSDVPSAPPIHGYSQETSPAPQSDTRTCAKASASDGSTVKKEDHGDGIVGADLPEKTDSSALNGRHTSRPSSSIPLRVPTFHASLQGPWYSVLAYDACVRLCLHAWARGCMEAPFFLENECTLLRDTFSLQDVLLRSEEELMTKQASERVTEGAASKPKKTIGKMKVQVRKVRMSVDMPSGCNFSSLPVVKFDSVRHRLSNVQSSITSGWESVRRVQVATHVPPNSSFSKHSLAYMQASAQYIKQVSGLLKVGVTTLRSSSADEIQQETYSCKLRLKSSPEDDVVPMQPGSGETHVFFPDSLGDDLIIDVSDTKGKPCGRVVAQVATMAEEPADKLRWWSIYREPEHELVGRIHLYVQYTTAADENNTKYGSVAETVAYDIVLEVAMKAQHIQQRNLVLQGSWKWLLTEFASYYGVSDAYTKLRYLSYIVDVATPTADWLNLVHELLLPVLMKSHGSATLSHQENRILGEVEEQIEQTLAMVFENYKCLDESLVSGLAEDFRPPTGLAASALEPAIKLYSLLHDVLSPEAQLRLCGYFQTAARKRSRRHMLETDEFVAGNSEGIKMDMVTFTTAYQKMKSLCHNIRNEIFTDIEIHNHHILPSFVDLPNLTAAIYSVELSNRLRSFLVACPPTGPSSPVADLVIATADFQKDLASWNICSIKAGVDAKELFHLYIVLWIEDKRRALLENCRLDKVKWSGVRTQHMTTPFVDEMYDLLKNTLTEYEVIICRWPEYIFVLENAIADIEKAVIDSLEKQYVDILAPLKDCIAPKKFGLKYVQKLAKRNSTCPYVVPEDLGILLNTMKRLLDVLRPRIESHLRSWSSCIPHGGNSAAIGERLSEVTVTLRAKFRNYMQAVVEKLSENTRMQSTTKLKKIIQDSKGLVLESDIRGRMQELNDQLIGAINHVHKVSEVHVFVAICRGFWDRMGQDVLSFLENRKENKAWYKGARVAVSVLDDTFASQMQQLLGNTLQPKELEPPRSIMEVRSILCKDAPRQKNSGFYY from the exons ATGCCGGCGATGATGTTCACGGAGGGGCTGGATCGGGACGCGCTCAAGTGGGTGCGCGAG GGCCAGGGCGCGGGCGCGGGGGCGGGGGCGCTGCACAGCCACGGCCGCATGGACGCGCTCCGGGCCGCGCGCGGCGCGGGCGGCCTCGGCCTCGGCATGCCGCCGCCGGAGAAGTACAGGAGCGGGCACCTGCCGCGCGCGTCCGTGCCGCTGCGCCCCACCGACAACGGGAGCGCCTCCACGGCCTCCGACATGGACGAGTCCTCCGACGCCGAGGAGGTCGAGGTCTGCAGCGGCGGCAGGTACTCGGTCGACTCCTCGCCCCGCCACCGCGACGAGGTCCCCCGCCGCACCGCCGTGCCCCTGTACCGGTACGCCAACGTGCCCGGGCAGCAGAACTACTACTCCAGCGACGGCTACTCGGATCTGAGCTCTTCCAGAGACACGGCGCTCCCAAGGGGGAAGCCGCAGCAGGCGCGGCGGCCACAGGCGCGCGCTGCTGCGTACGTCGAGGAGGAGGAGTACTCGGACTCTGCGGGCAGCTCCGAGTTCTCAAGCCAGGTGTCGGGGCGGAACAATGGCGTGGCCTCCAAGGGTGGGTACGCATCTGAGTACTCTCATACCGGTCCAGTCCGGAGAGAAGCGAGCAATGCGGTTCCTAAGGCGGCTCGTACGGCAGCTCAGCCTTCAAACTCGAGAGCTTACCAGCCAGAACACTATTCTGCTCATGTTCCTGCTCGAGGCGATGACAAATCTTCTCCTAAAATG GATGGTTCATCTGATGTCCCGAGTGCCCCACCAATACATGGTTATAGTCAGGAAACTTCACCAGCTCCTCAAAGTGATACCAGAACTTGTGCAAAAGCAAGTGCATCGGATGGTTCAACTGTCAAAAAGGAGGACCATGGTGATGGTATTGTGGGAGCTGACTTACCCGAAAAAACTGATAG CAGCGCTTTGAATGGAAGGCACACCAGCAGACCATCTAGTTCAATTCCTCTTCGAGTCCCCACGTTTCATGCCAG TTTGCAAGGTCCCTGGTATTCTGTGCTTGCATATGATGCTTGTGTTCGCCTGTGTCTTCATGCATGGGCTAGAGGCTGTATGGAAGCTCCGTTTTTTCTGGAAAATGAATGCACATTATTGAGAGACACATTTAG CTTGCAAGATGTGCTGCTGCGATCGGAGGAGGAACTCATGACAAAACAGGCATCAGAACGAGTTACGGAAGGAGCTGCatcaaaacccaagaaaacaattGGAAAAATGAAGGTTCAAG TTCGCAAAGTTCGCATGTCTGTAGACATGCCTTCTGGTTGCAATTTTTCATCATTGCCAGTGGTGAAATTTGATTCAGTTCGGCACCGCTTGTCCAACGTACAATCATCAATCACATCTGGGTGGGAGTCAGTTAGGAGAGTTCAAGTAGCAACACATGTGCCTCCTAATAGTTCCTTCTCGAAGCATAGCTTAGCATACATGCAAGCAAGTGCTCAATATATAAAGCAGGTATCTGGTCTGCTAAAAGTTGGTGTGACTACCTTGCGCAGCAGTTCAGCCGATGAAATACAACAAG AGACATACTCATGCAAACTGAGGCTTAAAAGTTCACCTGAAGACGACGTGGTACCAATGCAGCCAGGATCTGGTGAAACACATGTCTT CTTTCCAGATAGCCTTGGAGATGATTTAATCATTGATGTATCTGATACCAAAGGAAAACCCTGTGGGCGTGTTGTTGCTCAAGTTGCTACAATGGCAGAGGAACCT GCTGACAAACTTCGTTGGTGGTCAATATACCGGGAGCCAGAGCATGAACTCGTGGGCCGCATACATCTATATGTTCAATATACAACCGCTGCAGATGAAAACAACACAAAG TATGGCTCTGTCGCAGAGACTGTGGCATACGATATTGTTTTGGAAGTTGCAATGAAGGCACAACACATTCAGCAACGGAATCTTGTCTTGCAAGGTTCTTGGAAATGGTTGCTGACAGAATTTGCGTCATACTATGGGGTTTCAGATGCGTACACTAAGTTGAG GTACCTCTCGTATATTGTGGATGTTGCAACCCCTACCGCTGATTGGCTGAATCTGGTTCACGAGCTCTTGCTCCCAGTACTAATGAAGAGCCATGGTTCTGCCACATTGAGCCATCAAGAG AATCGAATACTGGGGGAAGTGGAGGAGCAAATCGAGCAAACTTTAGCAATGGTATTTGAGAATTACAAGTGTCTTGATGAGTCACTGGTCTCTGGACTGGCGGAGGACTTCAGGCCTCCAACTGGATTGGCCGCGTCAGCCCTGGAGCCGGCTATAAAGCTGTACAGTCTTCTCCATGATGTGCTATCTCCAGAGGCCCAACTGAGACTCTGTGGTTACTTCCAG ACTGCTGCCAGGAAGCGCTCGCGGAGGCACATGCTCGAAACTGATGAATTTGTGGCAGGAAATTCTGAAGGCATAAAGATGGACATGGTGACCTTCACAACTGCTTACCAGAAGATGAAATCATTGTGCCATAATATACGCAATGAAATATTTACAGACATTGAAATTCATAACCATCACATACTTCCCAG TTTTGTCGACCTCCCGAATTTGACAGCCGCCATCTATAGTGTGGAGCTCTCAAATAGACTACGCTCATTCCTTGTTGCGTGCCCTCCTACTGGCCCTTCTTCTCCGGTTGCAGATTTGGTGATCGCCACTGCAGATTTTCAGAAGGATCTTGCCAGCTGGAACATTTG TTCTATTAAAGCTGGTGTTGATGCAAAAGAGCTGTTCCATTTGTACATTGTATTATGGATTGAAGATAAACGAAGAGCACTGCTGGAAAATTGCAGACTGGATAAG GTTAAATGGTCAGGAGTTAGGACTCAGCATATGACGACACCTTTTGTGGATGAGATGTATGATTTACTGAAGAACACATTGACGGAGTATGAGGTTATCATTTGCCGATGGCCAGAATACATATTTGTTCTTGAGAAT GCTATTGCAGATATTGAGAAAGCGGTAATCGACTCCCTCGAAAAGCAGTATGTGGATATTTTGGCCCCACTTAAAGATTGTATCGCCCCCAAAAAATTTGGCCTCAAATATGTACAAAAGCTAGCAAAGCGCAATTCAACGTGCCCTTATGTTGTACCTGAAGAT CTAGGGATCCTCTTGAACACAATGAAAAGACTATTGGATGTTCTGCGGCCGCGGATCGAGAGCCATCTGAGGTCCTGGAGTTCCTGTATACCTCATGGAGGAAATTCAGCTGCCATCGGCGAAAGACTTAGTGAGGTTACAGTAACATTGAGGGCGAAATTCAGAAACTACATGCAAGCAGTCGTCGAGAAGTTGTCTGAGAAT ACCCGCATGCAGAGCACCACAAAGCTCAAGAAGATCATCCAAGACTCAAAAGGATTGGTCCTGGAGTCAGATATCCGCGGCAGGATGCAGGAGTTGAATGATCAGCTAATTGGGGCAATAAATCATGTGCACAAAGTCTCAGAAGTTCATGTGTTTGTAGCCATATGCCGAGGCTTTTGGGACCGTATGGGGCAG GATGTCTTGAGTTTCCTGGAAAACCGCAAAGAGAACAAGGCCTGGTACAAAGGCGCGAGAGTTGCAGTGTCG GTGCTCGATGATACATTTGCATCCCAGATGCAGCAGTTGCTTGGCAACACACTCCAGCCAAAGGAGCTGGAGCCGCCTAGGTCCATCATGGAAGTGAGGTCAATTCTCTGCAAAGACGCTCCCCGACAGAAGAATTCGGGCTTCTACTATTGA
- the LOC125514691 gene encoding uncharacterized protein LOC125514691 isoform X2 encodes MPAMMFTEGLDRDALKWVREGQGAGAGAGALHSHGRMDALRAARGAGGLGLGMPPPEKYRSGHLPRASVPLRPTDNGSASTASDMDESSDAEEVEVCSGGRYSVDSSPRHRDEVPRRTAVPLYRYANVPGQQNYYSSDGYSDLSSSRDTALPRGKPQQARRPQARAAAYVEEEEYSDSAGSSEFSSQVSGRNNGVASKGGYASEYSHTGPVRREASNAVPKAARTAAQPSNSRAYQPEHYSAHVPARGDDKSSPKMDGSSDVPSAPPIHGYSQETSPAPQSDTRTCAKASASDGSTVKKEDHGDGIVGADLPEKTDSALNGRHTSRPSSSIPLRVPTFHASLQGPWYSVLAYDACVRLCLHAWARGCMEAPFFLENECTLLRDTFSLQDVLLRSEEELMTKQASERVTEGAASKPKKTIGKMKVQVRKVRMSVDMPSGCNFSSLPVVKFDSVRHRLSNVQSSITSGWESVRRVQVATHVPPNSSFSKHSLAYMQASAQYIKQVSGLLKVGVTTLRSSSADEIQQETYSCKLRLKSSPEDDVVPMQPGSGETHVFFPDSLGDDLIIDVSDTKGKPCGRVVAQVATMAEEPADKLRWWSIYREPEHELVGRIHLYVQYTTAADENNTKYGSVAETVAYDIVLEVAMKAQHIQQRNLVLQGSWKWLLTEFASYYGVSDAYTKLRYLSYIVDVATPTADWLNLVHELLLPVLMKSHGSATLSHQENRILGEVEEQIEQTLAMVFENYKCLDESLVSGLAEDFRPPTGLAASALEPAIKLYSLLHDVLSPEAQLRLCGYFQTAARKRSRRHMLETDEFVAGNSEGIKMDMVTFTTAYQKMKSLCHNIRNEIFTDIEIHNHHILPSFVDLPNLTAAIYSVELSNRLRSFLVACPPTGPSSPVADLVIATADFQKDLASWNICSIKAGVDAKELFHLYIVLWIEDKRRALLENCRLDKVKWSGVRTQHMTTPFVDEMYDLLKNTLTEYEVIICRWPEYIFVLENAIADIEKAVIDSLEKQYVDILAPLKDCIAPKKFGLKYVQKLAKRNSTCPYVVPEDLGILLNTMKRLLDVLRPRIESHLRSWSSCIPHGGNSAAIGERLSEVTVTLRAKFRNYMQAVVEKLSENTRMQSTTKLKKIIQDSKGLVLESDIRGRMQELNDQLIGAINHVHKVSEVHVFVAICRGFWDRMGQDVLSFLENRKENKAWYKGARVAVSVLDDTFASQMQQLLGNTLQPKELEPPRSIMEVRSILCKDAPRQKNSGFYY; translated from the exons ATGCCGGCGATGATGTTCACGGAGGGGCTGGATCGGGACGCGCTCAAGTGGGTGCGCGAG GGCCAGGGCGCGGGCGCGGGGGCGGGGGCGCTGCACAGCCACGGCCGCATGGACGCGCTCCGGGCCGCGCGCGGCGCGGGCGGCCTCGGCCTCGGCATGCCGCCGCCGGAGAAGTACAGGAGCGGGCACCTGCCGCGCGCGTCCGTGCCGCTGCGCCCCACCGACAACGGGAGCGCCTCCACGGCCTCCGACATGGACGAGTCCTCCGACGCCGAGGAGGTCGAGGTCTGCAGCGGCGGCAGGTACTCGGTCGACTCCTCGCCCCGCCACCGCGACGAGGTCCCCCGCCGCACCGCCGTGCCCCTGTACCGGTACGCCAACGTGCCCGGGCAGCAGAACTACTACTCCAGCGACGGCTACTCGGATCTGAGCTCTTCCAGAGACACGGCGCTCCCAAGGGGGAAGCCGCAGCAGGCGCGGCGGCCACAGGCGCGCGCTGCTGCGTACGTCGAGGAGGAGGAGTACTCGGACTCTGCGGGCAGCTCCGAGTTCTCAAGCCAGGTGTCGGGGCGGAACAATGGCGTGGCCTCCAAGGGTGGGTACGCATCTGAGTACTCTCATACCGGTCCAGTCCGGAGAGAAGCGAGCAATGCGGTTCCTAAGGCGGCTCGTACGGCAGCTCAGCCTTCAAACTCGAGAGCTTACCAGCCAGAACACTATTCTGCTCATGTTCCTGCTCGAGGCGATGACAAATCTTCTCCTAAAATG GATGGTTCATCTGATGTCCCGAGTGCCCCACCAATACATGGTTATAGTCAGGAAACTTCACCAGCTCCTCAAAGTGATACCAGAACTTGTGCAAAAGCAAGTGCATCGGATGGTTCAACTGTCAAAAAGGAGGACCATGGTGATGGTATTGTGGGAGCTGACTTACCCGAAAAAACTGATAG CGCTTTGAATGGAAGGCACACCAGCAGACCATCTAGTTCAATTCCTCTTCGAGTCCCCACGTTTCATGCCAG TTTGCAAGGTCCCTGGTATTCTGTGCTTGCATATGATGCTTGTGTTCGCCTGTGTCTTCATGCATGGGCTAGAGGCTGTATGGAAGCTCCGTTTTTTCTGGAAAATGAATGCACATTATTGAGAGACACATTTAG CTTGCAAGATGTGCTGCTGCGATCGGAGGAGGAACTCATGACAAAACAGGCATCAGAACGAGTTACGGAAGGAGCTGCatcaaaacccaagaaaacaattGGAAAAATGAAGGTTCAAG TTCGCAAAGTTCGCATGTCTGTAGACATGCCTTCTGGTTGCAATTTTTCATCATTGCCAGTGGTGAAATTTGATTCAGTTCGGCACCGCTTGTCCAACGTACAATCATCAATCACATCTGGGTGGGAGTCAGTTAGGAGAGTTCAAGTAGCAACACATGTGCCTCCTAATAGTTCCTTCTCGAAGCATAGCTTAGCATACATGCAAGCAAGTGCTCAATATATAAAGCAGGTATCTGGTCTGCTAAAAGTTGGTGTGACTACCTTGCGCAGCAGTTCAGCCGATGAAATACAACAAG AGACATACTCATGCAAACTGAGGCTTAAAAGTTCACCTGAAGACGACGTGGTACCAATGCAGCCAGGATCTGGTGAAACACATGTCTT CTTTCCAGATAGCCTTGGAGATGATTTAATCATTGATGTATCTGATACCAAAGGAAAACCCTGTGGGCGTGTTGTTGCTCAAGTTGCTACAATGGCAGAGGAACCT GCTGACAAACTTCGTTGGTGGTCAATATACCGGGAGCCAGAGCATGAACTCGTGGGCCGCATACATCTATATGTTCAATATACAACCGCTGCAGATGAAAACAACACAAAG TATGGCTCTGTCGCAGAGACTGTGGCATACGATATTGTTTTGGAAGTTGCAATGAAGGCACAACACATTCAGCAACGGAATCTTGTCTTGCAAGGTTCTTGGAAATGGTTGCTGACAGAATTTGCGTCATACTATGGGGTTTCAGATGCGTACACTAAGTTGAG GTACCTCTCGTATATTGTGGATGTTGCAACCCCTACCGCTGATTGGCTGAATCTGGTTCACGAGCTCTTGCTCCCAGTACTAATGAAGAGCCATGGTTCTGCCACATTGAGCCATCAAGAG AATCGAATACTGGGGGAAGTGGAGGAGCAAATCGAGCAAACTTTAGCAATGGTATTTGAGAATTACAAGTGTCTTGATGAGTCACTGGTCTCTGGACTGGCGGAGGACTTCAGGCCTCCAACTGGATTGGCCGCGTCAGCCCTGGAGCCGGCTATAAAGCTGTACAGTCTTCTCCATGATGTGCTATCTCCAGAGGCCCAACTGAGACTCTGTGGTTACTTCCAG ACTGCTGCCAGGAAGCGCTCGCGGAGGCACATGCTCGAAACTGATGAATTTGTGGCAGGAAATTCTGAAGGCATAAAGATGGACATGGTGACCTTCACAACTGCTTACCAGAAGATGAAATCATTGTGCCATAATATACGCAATGAAATATTTACAGACATTGAAATTCATAACCATCACATACTTCCCAG TTTTGTCGACCTCCCGAATTTGACAGCCGCCATCTATAGTGTGGAGCTCTCAAATAGACTACGCTCATTCCTTGTTGCGTGCCCTCCTACTGGCCCTTCTTCTCCGGTTGCAGATTTGGTGATCGCCACTGCAGATTTTCAGAAGGATCTTGCCAGCTGGAACATTTG TTCTATTAAAGCTGGTGTTGATGCAAAAGAGCTGTTCCATTTGTACATTGTATTATGGATTGAAGATAAACGAAGAGCACTGCTGGAAAATTGCAGACTGGATAAG GTTAAATGGTCAGGAGTTAGGACTCAGCATATGACGACACCTTTTGTGGATGAGATGTATGATTTACTGAAGAACACATTGACGGAGTATGAGGTTATCATTTGCCGATGGCCAGAATACATATTTGTTCTTGAGAAT GCTATTGCAGATATTGAGAAAGCGGTAATCGACTCCCTCGAAAAGCAGTATGTGGATATTTTGGCCCCACTTAAAGATTGTATCGCCCCCAAAAAATTTGGCCTCAAATATGTACAAAAGCTAGCAAAGCGCAATTCAACGTGCCCTTATGTTGTACCTGAAGAT CTAGGGATCCTCTTGAACACAATGAAAAGACTATTGGATGTTCTGCGGCCGCGGATCGAGAGCCATCTGAGGTCCTGGAGTTCCTGTATACCTCATGGAGGAAATTCAGCTGCCATCGGCGAAAGACTTAGTGAGGTTACAGTAACATTGAGGGCGAAATTCAGAAACTACATGCAAGCAGTCGTCGAGAAGTTGTCTGAGAAT ACCCGCATGCAGAGCACCACAAAGCTCAAGAAGATCATCCAAGACTCAAAAGGATTGGTCCTGGAGTCAGATATCCGCGGCAGGATGCAGGAGTTGAATGATCAGCTAATTGGGGCAATAAATCATGTGCACAAAGTCTCAGAAGTTCATGTGTTTGTAGCCATATGCCGAGGCTTTTGGGACCGTATGGGGCAG GATGTCTTGAGTTTCCTGGAAAACCGCAAAGAGAACAAGGCCTGGTACAAAGGCGCGAGAGTTGCAGTGTCG GTGCTCGATGATACATTTGCATCCCAGATGCAGCAGTTGCTTGGCAACACACTCCAGCCAAAGGAGCTGGAGCCGCCTAGGTCCATCATGGAAGTGAGGTCAATTCTCTGCAAAGACGCTCCCCGACAGAAGAATTCGGGCTTCTACTATTGA